The Novosphingobium sp. THN1 genome includes a window with the following:
- a CDS encoding mannitol dehydrogenase family protein gives MRRLSPDTLAALPAEVARPLYDRESQEVGIVHFGIGAFHRAHQAWYTDAAMNAGDRDWMITGVSLRSPGVARQMNPQGGLYTVAEQSADGAALRIVGSVRNVLVASEEPDAVIAAVAAPATRIVSLTVTEKGYCRQGDGGSGGSLDFDLAHSLSFYYFVTQGLLARAKAGLPGVTLLSCDNLAENGAILERLMRQYLARHEPDLVDWFDQHCTCPATMIDRIVPATTDEDRAAVAAALGGLEDEACQDEACVVTEPFSQWVIEDRFAGPRPRWEAVGAQLVTEVAPYETAKLRMLNGAHSLLAYCGLRAGHEYVHEAIADPALRSLAEQLMRNEAAPTITTAPGQDLAAYADALIARFANPSLNHRLIQIAMDGSQKIPQRWLETLAHNEAHDRTCPAIREGLSAWIHHLQGHNGPVDDPLADKLSRAVKSDTPMIALFGEGGPMAGIWTLKV, from the coding sequence GTGAGGCGCCTGTCCCCGGACACGCTGGCAGCCCTGCCCGCAGAAGTTGCTCGCCCGCTCTACGATCGCGAAAGCCAAGAGGTTGGCATCGTCCACTTCGGCATCGGCGCATTCCACCGCGCGCATCAGGCCTGGTACACCGATGCGGCGATGAATGCTGGTGACCGTGACTGGATGATCACCGGTGTCTCGCTGCGCTCGCCCGGCGTGGCGCGGCAGATGAACCCGCAAGGCGGGCTCTACACCGTGGCCGAGCAATCGGCCGATGGAGCGGCCCTGCGCATCGTGGGATCGGTGCGAAACGTGCTGGTCGCCAGCGAGGAACCCGATGCGGTGATTGCCGCCGTGGCTGCACCTGCCACCCGCATCGTCAGCCTGACGGTGACCGAGAAAGGCTATTGCCGGCAGGGCGATGGCGGTTCGGGAGGCAGCCTCGACTTCGATCTCGCGCATTCCTTGAGCTTCTATTACTTCGTCACGCAGGGCCTGCTGGCGCGGGCCAAGGCGGGGCTGCCCGGCGTGACGCTGCTGTCGTGCGACAACCTTGCCGAGAACGGCGCGATCCTCGAGCGCCTGATGCGCCAGTACCTGGCCCGGCACGAGCCCGATCTGGTCGACTGGTTCGATCAGCACTGCACCTGTCCCGCCACGATGATCGACCGCATCGTGCCCGCCACGACGGACGAGGACCGCGCGGCGGTGGCAGCAGCGCTGGGCGGTCTTGAAGACGAAGCCTGCCAGGATGAGGCCTGTGTCGTCACCGAACCGTTCAGCCAGTGGGTGATCGAGGACCGCTTTGCCGGACCCCGCCCGCGCTGGGAAGCGGTCGGCGCGCAACTGGTCACCGAGGTCGCCCCTTACGAGACGGCCAAGCTGCGCATGCTCAACGGTGCGCACTCGCTGCTGGCCTACTGCGGGCTGCGCGCGGGCCATGAATATGTCCACGAAGCCATTGCCGACCCTGCCTTGCGCAGCCTTGCCGAGCAACTCATGCGCAACGAAGCCGCGCCGACGATCACGACCGCGCCGGGGCAGGACCTTGCCGCCTATGCCGACGCGCTCATCGCCCGCTTCGCCAACCCCAGCCTCAACCACCGCCTGATCCAGATCGCCATGGACGGCTCGCAGAAGATCCCGCAGCGCTGGCTCGAGACGCTGGCGCACAACGAGGCTCACGACCGCACCTGCCCCGCCATCCGCGAAGGCCTGAGCGCCTGGATCCACCACCTGCAAGGCCACAACGGCCCCGTCGACGACCCCCTCGCCGACAAGCTCTCCCGCGCCGTCAAGAGCGACACGCCGATGATCGCGCTGTTCGGTGAGGGCGGGCCGATGGCTGGCATCTGGACACTGAAGGTGTGA
- a CDS encoding GntR family transcriptional regulator, translating into MSQDAAVDRAPSGQEIADWVRQRIRTGRFVPGQRLVEVDIIRQTGASRSKVREALKRLEGEGLVEIEEFRGASVRSSTLDEVRQIYRARMALEGMAAHDFTVNADSETLDRLKALQDQLDACVRERAPDRFGRLNNEWHRLIVEGSGNKVIADHLQRLNVPIHRLLFESFYDEERLKTANADHQAMLALILAGDADGAERAMRQHIGDGFETLARIEDEFYR; encoded by the coding sequence ATGTCACAAGATGCTGCCGTTGATCGCGCGCCTTCGGGCCAGGAAATCGCCGACTGGGTGCGCCAGCGCATCCGCACTGGCCGCTTCGTGCCGGGCCAGCGGCTGGTCGAGGTCGACATCATCCGTCAGACTGGGGCGAGCCGGTCAAAGGTGCGCGAAGCGCTCAAGCGCCTCGAAGGCGAAGGTCTGGTCGAGATCGAGGAATTTCGCGGCGCCTCGGTGCGCAGCTCAACGCTCGATGAAGTCCGCCAGATCTATCGCGCGCGAATGGCGCTGGAAGGTATGGCGGCGCACGATTTCACCGTCAATGCCGATTCCGAAACGCTTGATCGGTTGAAGGCCCTGCAGGACCAGCTCGACGCCTGCGTGCGCGAACGCGCGCCGGACCGCTTCGGCAGGCTGAACAACGAATGGCACCGCCTGATCGTCGAAGGTTCTGGCAACAAGGTCATCGCCGACCATCTCCAGCGCCTCAACGTGCCGATCCATCGCCTCCTCTTCGAAAGCTTCTACGACGAGGAGCGGCTGAAAACCGCCAACGCTGATCATCAGGCCATGCTGGCGCTGATCCTCGCCGGCGACGCCGATGGCGCCGAACGCGCCATGCGCCAGCACATCGGCGACGGCTTCGAAACCCTCGCCCGCATCGAGGACGAATTCTACCGCTGA
- a CDS encoding CocE/NonD family hydrolase — translation MKGFRDLTAAAVAVASVAMFVAGPVAAAAESYPDVVRSSIYVPVRDGTKLAVNIYRPASGATVAPERLPVIFSFTPYRARFRDKDGKVVELALDDRLAMRSLIRAGYVVATADIRGKGASFGHRRGFQDRTEAYDGYDLVEWLARQPFSSGKVGMIGCSYLGGSTFHTTSTTPPSLKAVFIGASDLDKYAFVRRGGIPAQFNTRPDEPAEVDLASIPVDADRDGAMLKAAVAEHGANTPMAPLWYGMPYRDSVSAFTGNQFWNEVGTFNYLDRIRAAGIATYFWSNWQDEPTAQALLSAANMPGSKFLAGPGSHCVPPPGFDFTGEVTRYFDHALKGMANGMESAPRATYWLEGLDGKGGYVRSNLLPGEGAKPVSWYLGGGRSGTARSVNDGLLGSAPSGAGADRFTVNYDLPDPEYFAFWAQPMDANGLSYTTHALTAPVKLVGFPVARLAVSTDKTDANVFVYLDQIDSSGKAEVVAFGRLALSHRKEGKAPYDTMGLPWHSGMKADVAPVRPGQVVRVNIDMTPVSRVVPAGARLRLTVAGADPRQRNLKDIRVTPAPVITVHRGGANASRLDLPVNN, via the coding sequence GTGAAGGGATTCCGCGATCTTACAGCCGCCGCCGTGGCGGTGGCCAGTGTGGCCATGTTCGTTGCTGGGCCTGTTGCTGCAGCCGCGGAAAGCTATCCCGATGTCGTTCGCTCATCGATCTACGTGCCGGTGCGCGATGGCACGAAGCTGGCGGTGAACATCTACCGGCCCGCCAGTGGTGCCACGGTTGCGCCTGAGCGTCTGCCGGTGATCTTCTCGTTCACGCCTTACCGAGCGCGCTTCAGGGACAAGGATGGCAAGGTCGTTGAACTGGCGCTCGATGATCGCCTCGCCATGCGCTCGCTGATCCGCGCGGGTTACGTTGTGGCTACCGCGGACATTCGCGGCAAGGGGGCTTCCTTCGGGCATCGCCGGGGTTTTCAGGACCGGACGGAGGCCTATGACGGCTACGATCTGGTCGAGTGGCTGGCACGCCAGCCGTTCTCGTCGGGCAAGGTCGGGATGATCGGCTGTTCCTACCTCGGCGGATCGACGTTCCACACGACGTCAACCACGCCGCCGTCGCTGAAGGCGGTGTTCATCGGTGCTTCCGATCTCGACAAGTATGCCTTCGTGCGGCGCGGCGGCATTCCGGCGCAATTCAACACCCGGCCTGACGAGCCCGCCGAGGTCGACCTCGCCAGCATCCCTGTCGACGCCGATCGTGATGGCGCGATGCTGAAGGCGGCCGTGGCCGAACATGGCGCCAACACGCCGATGGCCCCGCTGTGGTACGGCATGCCCTATCGCGACAGCGTTTCGGCCTTCACCGGCAACCAGTTCTGGAATGAGGTGGGCACGTTCAACTACCTCGACCGCATCCGCGCGGCGGGCATCGCCACCTATTTCTGGAGCAACTGGCAGGACGAGCCGACCGCGCAGGCCTTGCTCAGTGCCGCCAACATGCCGGGATCGAAGTTCCTTGCCGGGCCGGGTAGCCATTGCGTGCCGCCACCGGGGTTTGACTTTACCGGCGAGGTCACGCGCTATTTCGACCACGCCCTGAAGGGCATGGCCAATGGCATGGAGTCTGCGCCGCGCGCCACCTACTGGCTCGAAGGGCTGGACGGGAAGGGCGGCTATGTGCGCTCCAACCTGCTGCCGGGCGAAGGCGCGAAGCCGGTTTCCTGGTATCTTGGCGGTGGCAGGAGCGGCACGGCGCGATCGGTAAACGATGGCCTGCTGGGAAGTGCGCCGTCAGGGGCTGGCGCCGATCGTTTCACCGTGAACTACGATCTGCCGGACCCCGAATACTTCGCGTTCTGGGCGCAGCCGATGGACGCCAATGGCCTGTCCTACACCACGCATGCGCTGACCGCGCCTGTGAAGCTGGTGGGCTTCCCCGTGGCGCGGCTCGCGGTTTCGACCGACAAGACCGACGCCAACGTGTTCGTCTACCTCGACCAGATCGACAGCAGTGGCAAGGCCGAGGTGGTGGCCTTTGGCAGGCTGGCCCTCTCGCACCGCAAGGAGGGCAAGGCTCCCTACGACACGATGGGCTTGCCGTGGCATTCGGGCATGAAGGCAGATGTTGCGCCGGTGCGGCCCGGGCAGGTCGTGCGCGTGAACATCGACATGACGCCGGTGTCGCGCGTGGTACCGGCGGGTGCGCGGTTGCGGCTGACCGTGGCGGGGGCTGATCCGCGCCAGCGCAATCTCAAGGACATTCGCGTGACGCCCGCGCCGGTCATCACGGTGCATCGCGGCGGCGCCAATGCATCCCGGCTCGATCTGCCGGTAAACAACTGA